The nucleotide window GCGCCTGGACGGCAAGCACCCCGCCGACGCCGCGGCGGCCCGCGCCGCGCTGGAGGCCGCCCGGCCCGACGCCATGGTCGTCGCCGCCTACGGCCTGATCCTGCCGCAGTGGGTGCTCGACCTGCCGCGCCTGGGCTGCCTGAACATCCACGCCAGCCTGCTGCCGCGCTGGCGCGGCGCCGCGCCGATCCACCGCGCCATCGAGGCGGGCGACACCGAAACCGGCGTGACCATCATGCAGATGGATGCGGGCCTGGACACGGGCGGCATGCTGCTGGCGCAAGGCACCCCGATCGCCGCCACCGACACCACGGCCACGCTGCACGACCGCCTGGCCGACATGGGCGGGCGGCTGATCGTCCAGGCCCTCGACCTGGCGGCCCGCGGCCAGCTCACAGCCACGCCGCAGCCCGCCGAAGGCGTGACCTATGCGCACAAGATCGACAAGCACGAAGCGCTCATCGACTGGGCGCTGCCGGCCGAAACCATCGCCCGGCGCATCCGCGCCTTCGACCCTTTCCCAGGCGCAAGCACGCTGGCGCAGGGCGAGGCGGTCAAGCTCTGGAGCTGCGAAATTGATAGCTGCTCGCGCTTGCCTGGTGCGGCTCCAGGCCAGATTTTATCTGTAGAAGACGCCAGCGTGCGCGTGGCCTGCGGCCAGGGCGTGCTGCGGCTCACGGTGCTGCAGCGCGCCGGCGGCAAGCGCCTGCCCGCCGCCGAGTTCCTGCGCGGCTTCGCCTTGCCGCAGGGGCTGGTGCTGGGCGCATGAACGCCGCCGCCCTGCTGCGCCAGCCGGCCTTCCGCCAGGGCATCACCGACATGCTGGGCACCGGCCTGGGCGTGGGCGCCTGGGGGCTGGTCACCGGCGTGGCCATGGTCAAGACGGGCATGCCGGTGGCGCTGGCGCTGCTCATGTCGCTGCTGGTGTACGCGGGCAGCGCGCAGCTGGCCGTGCTGCCGCTGCTGGCCGTGGGCGCGCCGCTGTGGGTG belongs to Acidovorax sp. YS12 and includes:
- a CDS encoding methionyl-tRNA formyltransferase — encoded protein: MRLVFAGTPEFARVALARLLQAGHDIPLVLTQPDRPAGRGMKLQASPVKQCALQHGIAVAQPLSLRLDGKHPADAAAARAALEAARPDAMVVAAYGLILPQWVLDLPRLGCLNIHASLLPRWRGAAPIHRAIEAGDTETGVTIMQMDAGLDTGGMLLAQGTPIAATDTTATLHDRLADMGGRLIVQALDLAARGQLTATPQPAEGVTYAHKIDKHEALIDWALPAETIARRIRAFDPFPGASTLAQGEAVKLWSCEIDSCSRLPGAAPGQILSVEDASVRVACGQGVLRLTVLQRAGGKRLPAAEFLRGFALPQGLVLGA